A genomic segment from Thermotoga sp. encodes:
- a CDS encoding DUF4438 domain-containing protein → MRTNKDRLVCISVVGEVSPAKMRSPYSVTADGEVRVIPVLGGITYNVKVGDSAYGWEGDHVEPGVSIMARKKEEEIPLMTLSCIGNEVIVMSGDAKGSKGVVTGKHGGVNHVIAHFDDEVLEKLMVGDKVLIKAWGQGLKLLDYPDVKIMNVDPELFERLEIVEKNGRLHVPVVAKIPAHFMGSGIGVSSSASTDYDIMALDPREVGVEDLRLGDIVAIMDHDNSYGVGKYRKGAISIGIVVHSACVSAGHGPGVVVIITADESELVPETTSRFNILDLL, encoded by the coding sequence GTGAGGACAAACAAGGATAGACTCGTTTGTATATCGGTTGTAGGAGAGGTCTCTCCTGCTAAGATGAGATCACCGTATAGTGTGACGGCGGACGGAGAAGTGAGGGTGATACCCGTTCTCGGGGGGATCACTTACAACGTGAAGGTGGGTGACAGCGCCTACGGATGGGAAGGAGACCACGTGGAGCCAGGTGTCTCCATCATGGCAAGGAAAAAAGAAGAGGAGATACCCCTCATGACACTGTCCTGTATAGGTAACGAAGTGATCGTGATGTCGGGGGACGCGAAGGGAAGCAAAGGAGTGGTGACGGGAAAACACGGTGGTGTGAACCACGTGATCGCTCACTTTGACGATGAAGTCTTGGAAAAACTCATGGTGGGAGACAAAGTTCTAATAAAGGCGTGGGGACAAGGATTGAAGCTTCTTGACTATCCAGATGTAAAGATCATGAACGTGGATCCTGAGCTTTTTGAGAGGCTTGAAATCGTTGAAAAAAATGGGAGGCTGCACGTTCCGGTTGTGGCGAAGATCCCTGCCCACTTCATGGGATCCGGTATTGGTGTGTCAAGCAGTGCCTCAACGGATTACGATATAATGGCCCTGGATCCCCGTGAGGTGGGAGTGGAAGACCTCAGGCTTGGTGATATCGTGGCGATAATGGATCATGACAACTCCTACGGTGTTGGAAAGTACAGAAAGGGTGCGATTTCGATAGGAATCGTGGTGCACTCCGCGTGTGTTTCAGCAGGGCACGGTCCAGGGGTCGTTGTGATCATAACAGCGGATGAGTCAGAGCTGGTTCCCGAAACCACGAGTAGATTCAACATACTGGATCTTCTGTAG
- a CDS encoding rhomboid family intramembrane serine protease → MLPLYDVLPSRKKPYVTTVLILINIIVFIYQLTLNNRELLAFMYRYGLVPARYTVEQVREVLGFSLFPFISHMFLHGGFWHILGNMWFLWIFGDNTEDEMGHVGYTFFYLSAGVFAAFIQFVFALHSTTPMIGASGAVSGVMGAYFVLFPYSRIVTLFPFFFFLTLVEIPAFYYLLIWFFIQVMNSLVGSYGVAWWAHIGGFVYGMLWGYILRVRRFRRYGY, encoded by the coding sequence ATGCTCCCCCTGTACGACGTTCTACCGAGCAGAAAGAAACCGTATGTAACGACAGTGCTGATCCTGATAAACATCATTGTTTTTATTTACCAGCTCACATTGAACAACAGGGAACTTCTTGCCTTCATGTACAGGTACGGACTCGTCCCTGCCCGGTACACAGTAGAGCAGGTACGAGAAGTGCTGGGGTTTTCTCTTTTTCCGTTCATAAGCCATATGTTCCTCCACGGAGGGTTCTGGCACATCCTTGGAAACATGTGGTTCCTCTGGATCTTTGGAGACAACACAGAAGATGAGATGGGACACGTTGGATACACGTTTTTCTATCTGTCCGCCGGTGTGTTCGCAGCCTTCATTCAGTTCGTGTTCGCTCTTCACTCAACGACACCCATGATTGGGGCCTCTGGAGCCGTTTCTGGAGTCATGGGAGCCTATTTCGTTCTCTTCCCGTACTCCCGGATCGTGACACTCTTTCCTTTCTTTTTCTTCCTGACGTTGGTCGAGATTCCAGCCTTCTATTATCTTCTGATCTGGTTCTTTATACAGGTGATGAACAGTCTCGTCGGTTCTTACGGTGTTGCGTGGTGGGCGCACATAGGAGGATTTGTCTACGGGATGCTGTGGGGGTATATTTTAAGGGTGAGAAGATTCCGCAGGTATGGATATTGA